Proteins encoded by one window of Nicotiana tabacum cultivar K326 chromosome 10, ASM71507v2, whole genome shotgun sequence:
- the LOC142164966 gene encoding uncharacterized protein LOC142164966 — MIEFFKKWHIKRILFTSYHHAGNGQAESSNKTILNILKKKLEDAKGLWPELLLEVLWAYHTTPKTSTGKTSYSLVYDTDAVIPVEVGEPSLRYSNESGPSNDESKLQDLDEVEERRDMAHIRMMAQKQQAERYYNRKAKIRLLRVGDYVLKAKTQVVKDPNEGKLGTNWDEPYKIIAVASK; from the coding sequence TGATTGAATTCTTtaaaaaatggcacatcaagcggATACTCTTCACGTCATATCACCATGCCGGCAACGGCCAAGCAGAATCCTCCAATAAAACAATATTGAACATATTGAAGAAAAAGCTCGAGGACGCCAAAGGGCTATGGCCTGAACTGCTACTAGAGGTATTATGGGCCTACCACACAACGCCGAAAACCAGCACGGGCAAGACATCGTATTCACTGGTCTACGACACTGACGCGGTTATACCCGTTGAGGTCGGGGAACCTAGTCTGAGATACTCCAATGAAAGTGGACCAAGCAACGACGAAAGTAAATTACAAGACCTGGATGAGGTCGAAGAACGAAGGGATATGGCACACATAAGAATGAtggcccaaaaacaacaagcagaaagGTACTATAACAGGAAGGCCAAAATACGACTGCTCAGAGTAGGGGACTACGTCCTAAAAGCCAAAACACAAGTGGTGAAAgacccgaacgaagggaagttgGGAACAAACTGGGACGAGCCATATAAAATCATAGCAGTAGCGAGCAAATGA